From one Erinaceus europaeus chromosome 4, mEriEur2.1, whole genome shotgun sequence genomic stretch:
- the FAM118A gene encoding protein FAM118A isoform X1: MDSVEKTTNRSEQKSSRKFLKSLIRKQPQELLLVIGTGVSAAVAPGVPALCSWRSCIEAVIAAAEQLEVLHPGDVAEFRSKVMKDRDLLVVAHDLIRKMSPRTGDTKPNFFQDCLMEVFDSLEQHIQNPLVLQSILSLMEKGTMVLTTNYDNLLEIFGQQQNRPMESLDLKDKTKVLQWAKGHIRYGVLHIHGLYTDPCGMVLDPSGYRDVTQDPEVMEVLQNLYRTKSFLFVGCGETLRDQIFQALFLYSVPNKVDLEHYMLVVKENEDHFFKHQADMLLHGIKVVSYGDCFDYFPGYMQDLATQICKQRSPDADRVDSTTLLGNACQDCAKRKLEENGVDVSKKLRQPDTDDAGGS, encoded by the exons ATGGACTCAGTGGAAAAGACGACAAATAGAAGTGAACAAAAGTCAAG tagaaagtttttaaaaagcctcATTCGGAAGCAGCCCCAGGAGCTGCTCCTGGTCATCGGGACTGGCGTGAGTGCAGCCGTGGCTCCAGGAGTCCCTGCCCTTTGCTCCTGGCGCAGCTGCATCGAGGCCGTCATCGCGGCTGCCGAGCAGCTGGAGGTGCTTCACCCCGGGGATGTCGCCGAGTTCCGGAGCAAAGTGATGAAGGACCGGGACCTGCTGGTGGTGGCCCACGATCTGATCCGGAAGATGTCCCCT CGTACAGGCGACACCAAGCCCAACTTCTTCCAGGACTGCCTGATGGAGGTATTTGATAGCCTGGAGCAGCATATCCAAAACCCACTGGTGCTGCAGTCCATCCTCAGCCTGATGGAGAAGGGCACCATGGTCCTGACCACCAACTATGACAATCTGCTGGAGATCTTTGGGCAGCAACAGAACAGGCCCATGGAGTCTTTGGACTTGAAAGATAAGACTAAG GTACTTCAGTGGGCGAAGGGACACATCAGATACGGTGTTCTTCATATCCACGGCTTATACACAGATCCCTGCGGGATGGTCTTGGACCCATCAGGATACAGAGATGTTACTCAAGACCCAGAAGTAATG GAAGTTCTCCAGAACTTGTATCGCACCAAGTCCTTCCTGTTTGTGGGCTGTGGAGAGACCCTTCGTGACCAGATATTCCAGGCCCTCTTCCTCTACTCAGTGCCGAATAAGGTGGACTTGGAGCACTATATGCTTGTGGTCAAGGAGAATGAGGACCACTTCTTCAAACACCAAGCAGACATGCTATTGCATGGCATCAAAGTAGTGTCCTATGGGGACTGTTTCGACTACTTCCCAGGATATATGCAGGACCTGGCCACTCAGATCTGCAAGCAGCGGAGTCCAG aTGCTGACCGAGTGGACAGCACCACACTGTTGG GTAATGCATGTCAGGACTGTGCAAAGCGGAAGTTAGAAGAAAATGGCGTTGATGTTTCAAAAAAACTGAGACAACCAGATACCG ATGATGCTGGAGGGTCTTGA
- the FAM118A gene encoding protein FAM118A isoform X2: MDSVEKTTNRSEQKSRKFLKSLIRKQPQELLLVIGTGVSAAVAPGVPALCSWRSCIEAVIAAAEQLEVLHPGDVAEFRSKVMKDRDLLVVAHDLIRKMSPRTGDTKPNFFQDCLMEVFDSLEQHIQNPLVLQSILSLMEKGTMVLTTNYDNLLEIFGQQQNRPMESLDLKDKTKVLQWAKGHIRYGVLHIHGLYTDPCGMVLDPSGYRDVTQDPEVMEVLQNLYRTKSFLFVGCGETLRDQIFQALFLYSVPNKVDLEHYMLVVKENEDHFFKHQADMLLHGIKVVSYGDCFDYFPGYMQDLATQICKQRSPDADRVDSTTLLGNACQDCAKRKLEENGVDVSKKLRQPDTDDAGGS; the protein is encoded by the exons ATGGACTCAGTGGAAAAGACGACAAATAGAAGTGAACAAAAGTCAAG aaagtttttaaaaagcctcATTCGGAAGCAGCCCCAGGAGCTGCTCCTGGTCATCGGGACTGGCGTGAGTGCAGCCGTGGCTCCAGGAGTCCCTGCCCTTTGCTCCTGGCGCAGCTGCATCGAGGCCGTCATCGCGGCTGCCGAGCAGCTGGAGGTGCTTCACCCCGGGGATGTCGCCGAGTTCCGGAGCAAAGTGATGAAGGACCGGGACCTGCTGGTGGTGGCCCACGATCTGATCCGGAAGATGTCCCCT CGTACAGGCGACACCAAGCCCAACTTCTTCCAGGACTGCCTGATGGAGGTATTTGATAGCCTGGAGCAGCATATCCAAAACCCACTGGTGCTGCAGTCCATCCTCAGCCTGATGGAGAAGGGCACCATGGTCCTGACCACCAACTATGACAATCTGCTGGAGATCTTTGGGCAGCAACAGAACAGGCCCATGGAGTCTTTGGACTTGAAAGATAAGACTAAG GTACTTCAGTGGGCGAAGGGACACATCAGATACGGTGTTCTTCATATCCACGGCTTATACACAGATCCCTGCGGGATGGTCTTGGACCCATCAGGATACAGAGATGTTACTCAAGACCCAGAAGTAATG GAAGTTCTCCAGAACTTGTATCGCACCAAGTCCTTCCTGTTTGTGGGCTGTGGAGAGACCCTTCGTGACCAGATATTCCAGGCCCTCTTCCTCTACTCAGTGCCGAATAAGGTGGACTTGGAGCACTATATGCTTGTGGTCAAGGAGAATGAGGACCACTTCTTCAAACACCAAGCAGACATGCTATTGCATGGCATCAAAGTAGTGTCCTATGGGGACTGTTTCGACTACTTCCCAGGATATATGCAGGACCTGGCCACTCAGATCTGCAAGCAGCGGAGTCCAG aTGCTGACCGAGTGGACAGCACCACACTGTTGG GTAATGCATGTCAGGACTGTGCAAAGCGGAAGTTAGAAGAAAATGGCGTTGATGTTTCAAAAAAACTGAGACAACCAGATACCG ATGATGCTGGAGGGTCTTGA